From a single Coturnix japonica isolate 7356 chromosome 25, Coturnix japonica 2.1, whole genome shotgun sequence genomic region:
- the LOC107324434 gene encoding T-lymphocyte surface antigen Ly-9-like isoform X2 has protein sequence MEDREMGQLSGRRCPFVPQLLALLLVTTGTAAIQIKPVSGVLGDSVQLHLQLNPGNSVERVIWSFKTDTNQKIEVAEYNLKNCKYNRQRMKLFNDTLQINALELGDSGVYDARITYQSSQVDEDFFNLTVYEPIPVPLIHHEMLSYSAQDCNILLQCFVPAGSRAQITWLDDNTSNALWRRSNNSQMLNLTIPTSALNAIYTCMARNPVQEQSKSVNVAELCVQESHRWRWPIYLAVLVVVLGALSITLYLLRRRRRRKAADRAATCPEELLYSQVQRGDIENRDEQDPNRTIYSEVGTHRDGTGWLQV, from the exons GCACTGCAGCCATCCAGATCAAACCAGTGAGCGGAGTGTTGGGGGACTCAGTGCAGCTCCACCTGCAGCTGAACCCTGGTAACAGTGTGGAGAGGGTCATCTGGAGCTTCAAAACCGACACCAACCAGAAAATAGAAGTGGCTGAGTACAACCTGAAGAACTGCAAGTATAACAGGCAGAGGATGAAGCTGTTCAACGACACATTGCAGATCAATGCCCTGGAGCTGGGTGACAGCGGGGTCTATGATGCACGCATCACATATCAGTCATCACAGGTGGATGAAGACTTCTTCAACCTCACTGTCTATG AGCCCATACCGGTTCCCCTGATCCACCACGAGATGCTGTCCTATAGTGCCCAGGACTGCAACatcctcctgcagtgctttgtgccgGCTGGAAGCAGGGCCCAGATCACCTGGCTGGATGACAACACCTCCAATGCACTTTGGAGACGAAGTAACAACAGTCAAATGCTGAACCTGACCATCCCCACCAGTGCCCTTAATGCCATCTACACCTGTATGGCCCGGAACCCAGTACAGGAGCAAAGCAAGTCTGTGAACGTGGCAGAACTGTGTGTACAAG AGTCACACAGGTGGAGGTGGCCCATCTacctggcagtgctggtggtTGTGCTGGGAGCCTTGAGCATCACGTTGTAcctgctgaggaggaggaggaggaggaaagctgcTGATAGAG ctgccaccTGCCCCGAGGAGCTGCTGTATTCCCAAGTACAGAGGGGAGATATTGAGAACAGGGATGAGCAG GACCCCAATAGAACCATCTACAGCGAGgtggggacccatagggatggGACAGGATGGCTGCAGGTCTGA